A region from the Gemmatimonadota bacterium genome encodes:
- the nusB gene encoding transcription antitermination factor NusB: MPLTRSEVRLRRQARARTLQALYAWEAAGSMSIGDAAMRLWDDLALSAEVRELAGPMMRTVEAHREQIDAAIVAAADNWRMERIGAIERAVLRLATAELIRGEVPPLVAIQEALHLTERFASPGSAKFVNGVLDTIARRLGRL, encoded by the coding sequence ATGCCACTGACGAGGAGTGAGGTTCGGCTGCGCCGGCAGGCGCGCGCGCGCACGTTGCAGGCGCTCTACGCATGGGAAGCCGCCGGATCGATGTCGATCGGCGATGCCGCGATGCGGCTCTGGGACGACCTTGCCCTCTCAGCGGAGGTTCGCGAGCTGGCCGGGCCGATGATGCGGACGGTGGAGGCCCACCGCGAGCAGATCGACGCGGCGATCGTGGCCGCCGCCGACAACTGGCGCATGGAGCGCATCGGGGCCATCGAGCGCGCGGTGCTTCGCCTCGCGACGGCCGAACTCATCCGGGGCGAGGTCCCGCCGCTCGTCGCCATCCAGGAAGCCCTGCACCTGACGGAACGCTTCGCCAGCCCCGGGAGTGCGAAGTTCGTCAACGGGGTCCTCGACACGATCGCGCGGCGCCTCGGGAGGCTCTGA
- a CDS encoding 6,7-dimethyl-8-ribityllumazine synthase: protein MAEFAGTPEGRGARVGVVVSRFNETITRRLVDGALDALVRHGVALDDIDVVWVPGAWELPVAARRLLGTGRYDVLVALGAVIRGDTPHFDYVAGEAARGIAQASEEYETPVGFGLLTCDTMEQAEARVGGSHGNKGWDAALAALEMSDLFERLDATDEE, encoded by the coding sequence ATGGCTGAATTCGCAGGAACTCCTGAGGGACGCGGGGCGCGGGTTGGCGTCGTGGTGTCCCGGTTCAACGAGACGATCACGCGCCGGCTGGTGGATGGCGCCCTGGATGCGCTGGTGCGCCACGGGGTGGCACTTGATGACATCGATGTCGTCTGGGTGCCCGGGGCGTGGGAGCTTCCGGTGGCCGCCCGACGGCTCCTGGGCACGGGACGCTACGACGTGCTCGTGGCCCTCGGCGCGGTGATCCGCGGCGACACCCCCCACTTCGACTACGTGGCCGGAGAAGCCGCCCGCGGCATCGCACAGGCATCCGAGGAATACGAGACGCCCGTCGGCTTCGGGTTGTTGACATGCGACACGATGGAACAGGCCGAGGCGCGCGTGGGTGGCAGCCACGGGAACAAGGGATGGGACGCGGCCCTCGCGGCCCTGGAAATGTCGGACCTCTTCGAGCGATTGGATGCCACTGACGAGGAGTGA